A stretch of Candidatus Sphingomonas phytovorans DNA encodes these proteins:
- a CDS encoding adenosylmethionine--8-amino-7-oxononanoate transaminase — protein sequence MSGSPIWHPFTQHGLGEPIPLVTHNEGAALYTADGRRIIDAISSWWVTTHGHRNPRIMAAIAEQAGKLDQIIFAGWTHEPAETLAHGLRAMMPAELTRIFFSDSGSTSVEVALKMALGFWANRGEPRHRILVMEHSYHGDTIGAMSIGARGVFNQAYAPLLFDVGTLPFPAAGREQDMLDELEAACRAGPAALIVEPLLLGAGGMLVYPAWVLAEMRAICTRHGVPFIADEVMTGWGRTGTLLACEQAGIVPDILCLSKGLTGGAVPLAVTMASEPIYEAHLSTDRARMFFHSSSYTANPIACAAANANLAIWREEPVLERIASLAARQRSRLAELATLPTARNARQIGTITAIEIADGASDYLSTLGPRLSALFRDKDLLLRPLGNTVYVMPPYCIEDSDLDLIYAAIAEACELGPR from the coding sequence GTGAGCGGCTCCCCGATCTGGCATCCCTTCACCCAGCACGGCCTGGGCGAGCCGATCCCGCTCGTCACCCACAATGAAGGCGCGGCGCTCTACACGGCGGACGGGCGGCGGATCATCGACGCCATCTCCTCGTGGTGGGTGACGACTCACGGCCACCGCAACCCGCGCATCATGGCGGCGATCGCCGAGCAGGCGGGCAAGCTCGACCAGATCATCTTCGCCGGCTGGACTCACGAGCCGGCCGAAACGCTGGCGCACGGGCTGAGGGCGATGATGCCCGCCGAGCTCACCCGCATCTTCTTCTCGGATTCGGGATCGACCAGCGTCGAGGTGGCGCTGAAGATGGCGCTCGGCTTCTGGGCCAATCGCGGCGAGCCCCGGCACCGCATCCTGGTGATGGAGCACAGCTATCATGGCGACACGATCGGCGCGATGTCGATCGGCGCGCGCGGCGTGTTCAACCAGGCCTATGCGCCCCTGCTGTTCGATGTCGGCACGCTGCCCTTCCCCGCCGCCGGGCGCGAGCAGGACATGCTCGACGAGCTGGAAGCCGCCTGCCGCGCCGGGCCGGCGGCGCTGATCGTCGAGCCGCTGCTCCTCGGCGCGGGCGGGATGCTGGTCTATCCGGCCTGGGTACTGGCCGAGATGCGCGCGATCTGCACGCGGCACGGCGTGCCGTTCATCGCCGACGAGGTGATGACCGGCTGGGGCCGCACCGGGACGCTGCTCGCCTGCGAGCAGGCCGGGATCGTGCCCGATATCCTGTGCCTGTCGAAGGGGCTGACCGGCGGTGCCGTGCCGCTTGCCGTCACCATGGCGAGCGAGCCGATCTACGAAGCGCATCTGTCCACTGATCGCGCGCGGATGTTTTTCCATTCGTCGAGCTACACCGCCAACCCGATCGCCTGTGCCGCGGCCAACGCCAATCTCGCCATCTGGCGCGAGGAGCCAGTGCTTGAGCGGATCGCCAGCCTCGCCGCCCGCCAGCGAAGCCGGCTGGCCGAACTTGCGACCTTGCCGACGGCGCGCAACGCGCGGCAGATCGGCACGATCACCGCGATCGAGATCGCCGACGGGGCGAGCGATTATCTGTCGACCCTCGGCCCGCGCCTGTCAGCGCTGTTCCGCGACAAGGACCTGCTGCTTCGCCCGCTCGGCAACACCGTCTATGTCATGCCGCCTTATTGCATCGAGGATTCGGACCTGGACCTGATCTATGCCGCCATCGCCGAAGCATGCGAACTTGGGCCCCGATGA
- the bioD gene encoding dethiobiotin synthase has translation MIAPRIVVTGTDTDVGKTVFAAALAGALGASYWKPIQAGLEEGGDSSTVARLSGLEPGRILPEAYRLTTPCSPDRSAAIDGVTIDPERLMPPPIDGPLVIEGAGGVLVPVVGDLVFADLFARWALPVVLVARTALGTINHSLLSIEALRARGVPILGIAFTGDAVEHSEATIARIGGVRRLGRLPHLAPLDADTLAAAFAAHFDPADFR, from the coding sequence ATGATCGCCCCGCGCATCGTGGTCACCGGCACCGATACCGATGTCGGCAAGACGGTCTTCGCCGCCGCGCTCGCGGGCGCGCTGGGCGCCTCCTATTGGAAGCCGATCCAGGCCGGGCTTGAGGAAGGCGGCGATTCGTCGACCGTCGCGCGGCTCAGCGGGCTGGAACCCGGGCGGATCCTCCCCGAGGCCTATCGGCTGACAACCCCCTGCTCGCCCGATCGCTCGGCCGCGATCGACGGCGTGACGATCGACCCCGAACGACTGATGCCGCCTCCGATCGACGGACCGCTGGTGATCGAAGGCGCCGGCGGCGTGCTGGTGCCGGTGGTCGGCGACCTGGTCTTCGCCGACCTGTTCGCGCGCTGGGCGTTACCGGTGGTGCTGGTCGCGCGCACCGCGCTGGGCACGATCAACCACAGCCTGTTGTCGATCGAGGCGCTACGCGCGCGCGGCGTGCCGATCCTGGGCATCGCCTTCACCGGCGACGCGGTGGAGCATAGCGAGGCGACCATCGCCCGGATCGGCGGGGTAAGGCGGCTCGGCCGGCTGCCGCATCTGGCCCCGCTCGACGCCGACACGCTCGCCGCTGCGTTCGCCGCCCATTTCGATCCGGCGGATTTCCGGTGA